CGATGCCGGCGACTGCGTCACCGGCGCGGAACGGCCGGGCACAGCCAGGTCCGGGTCGACGTCGAGCGGCGCCAGCGGAGACTCCGCGCCAAGATCGAGCATCGGTTCCTGGCGCTCGACCAGGGTGTCGCCGCTGCGCATCAGGACGTCGTCGTGATCGGAGGCAAAGGCGCGCTCGACACTCTTGCGGGCCTTGTACTCCTGCCATTTGTTATAAGAGAAGACGCCGCCGACGAACACGCCGGCGGCCGCGATCAGGCTCATTTGTAATTCAGTCATGCTGCTTGTGCCTCAGTAGCGAAATTCGCGGCGGACTCCATGTCCACCGCCACGATGCGCGATACGCCCTGCTCCTGCATCGTCACACCGATCAGTTGATTGGCCATCTCCATCGCAATCTTGTTATGCGAAATAAAGAGGAATTGGGTATGTTCGGACATGCGCTTGACCATCCGGCAGAAGCGCTCCGTGTTGGCATCGTCCAGTGGCGCGTCCACCTCGTCGAGCAGGCAGAATGGCGCCGGGTTCAGGCGGAACATCGAGAACACCAGGGCAGTCGCGGTCAGCGCTTTTTCACCGCCCGACAGCAGGTGGATGGTGGCGTTCTTCTTGCCGGGCGGCTGGGCCATCACCTGCACGCCCGAATCGAGGATCTCGTCCCCCGTCATCACCAGCTTGGCATTGCCGCCGCCGAACAGGATCGGGAACAGTTCCGAGAAATGGGTGTTAACGCGGTCGAAGGTGTCTTGCAGCAGGTCGCGCGTCTCGCGGTCGATGCGGCTGATCGCGTCTTCGAGCGTGGCGATGGCTTCTTGCAGGTCCTGGTTCTGCGAATCGAGATAGCGCTTGCGCTCCGTGGCCTGGGCCAGCTCGTCCACCGCCGCCAGGTTGACCGCGCCGAGCGCGGCGATGGCATTGGTCAGGCGCGTGACCTCGCCTTGCAGGTATTGCGGCTTGAGCTCGGGATCGAGCTTTTCGGCCAGCTGCGCTTCGTCCGCGCCGGTCGAGGCCAGGGCCTCGGCAAACTGCTCCTGGTTCAGGCGCGCGGCCTGTTCCTTGAGCTGCATCTCGGTAATACGGTCGCGCTGCGGCTGCAGGCTGCGCTCGTTGCCCATGCGCGCTTCTTCGGCCTGGCGCAGCTGCAGGGCCACCTGATCGAGTTCGCTCCTGGCGTCGGACAGCGCGCGTTCTTGCGCGCTGCGGCGCTCCAGCAGTTCCTGCAGGCCTTCGTGGGCGCTGCCCGCTTCCAGGGCCTCGAGTTCGAGCCTGCCCGCGGCCAGGCTGGCGCCAACCTGCTCGGCTTGGCTAGAGGCGGTGGCGATGTTGCGGCGCAGCTCGTCGATCTTGCTGCGCTGCGCCCGTTCGGCGAACTGCGCCTCTTGCGCGCCGCGCTCGAGCTCGCGCAGCTTCTGGCGGGCATCGGCCAAGCCCTGTTCCTGGTCCATCAGGGCAGTCTGGCCGTCTTCGTGGGCACCCTGCAGCTCGGACAATTCCATATCGAGCTGCTCGAATTCTTGTTCGGCCTCGAGCGCTGCCTGGCGCTGTTCGGCTTCCTGCGCGCCGATCTCACCGAGTTCGGCCGCGATCTGGCCGCTGCGCTGGTTGAAGCGCGCTTCGATCTCGCTTTGCTTGAGCACGTCGATCTGCAGCGCATGCACCTCGCGCTGGAGTTGGCCCGCACGCTGGCGGGCATCTTGCAGCCGCCGTTCGAGCTCACTGGCGGCGGCATCGGCACGGGTGGCGCGGCTGCGCGCCTCGTCGGCCAGCAGCGCCTGCGCGCGCAGTTGCTTGGTTGTGTTCTCGATGTCGTGCTGGCGCGCCAGCATGCCGTCCTGCTCGGCGTCCGGCGCATGAAAGCGTACGCTCGATTGCGTGATCAGGTGGCCCTGGCGCGTGACGAAGCTGCCGCCCGCGGGCAGGCGCATGCGCGCGCCGAGGGCTTCGGCGGCGTCCTGCGCCACGTAGACGCGGTGCAGCCAGTCGTCGAGCACGCCGCGCACGCCCGGGTCGTTCAGGCGCAGCAGGTTGGCGAAGGGTTTCAGGCCGGGCGCGTCGGCCGGCGTTGACGATGCGCCCGTCGACAAGGCCGGTGAGTACAGCGCCAGGCGCGCCGGCGGCGCATCGCCGAAAAAGCCGTTGGCCCAGTCCAGGTTCGACATTTCCAGCGCACCGGCGCGCTCGCGCAGCACCGCCTCCAGGGCGTTTTCCCAGCCCTCTTCGACGTCGAGTTTGTGCCACAGGCGCGGCAAGCCGCCCAGTTCGTGCTTGTCGAGCCAGGGCTGGACCTTGCCCTGGGTTTGCACCCGGTCCTGCATCTGGCGCAGCGCGGCCAGGCGCGCTTCGAGCCGGGCGCTTGCGCCAGACTCGTGCTGGACCTGGGCCTGTGCCTCGCGCCGTTCGGCTGCGACCGCCTCCTGGCGCGCACTGGCCTGTTCCAGCAGCATGGTCTGCTCCTCGAAAGCCAGCTGTTTTTCTTCGAGCTGCATGCGCAGGTTGTCGAGCGTGGCGCTGTCGGGCAGGTTCAGGTTATTACGTTCGTGCTGCAGGCGTTCGCGCCGGCTCGCCAGGCTGGTCAAGATGCCGGCGGCGTTGCGCTGGTGGGCGCTGGCCAGTTCGATGCGCTGCTGGACGCCCATGATGCGCGCGCGCGATTCGTTCGAGCGCCCCGACAGTTCGCGCCATGCCGTTTCCAGCTCGGGCACCCGCTCGCCGTGCGCCTCGACTGCCATTTGCACCGCTTCTGCGCGTGCGCCGAGTTCTTCCAGCGTGAACTCGGCTTCCTCGATCTGCTCGTGGTATTGCTGGCGCTGCGCCAGCCACTGGTCGCGCTGTGCGGCGAGCGTGCCAAGCTGGTTCTGCAGGCGCGTGCGCGACTCGACCACGAACTTGATTTGCGCCTCCAGGCTGCCGATTTCCGCATTGGTCTGGTACAGCACGCCCTGGGCCGTATGCAGGCGGTCGCCGGTGGCGAAATGGGCCTGGCGCAGGTGTTCGAGATCGAGCTCGACGCTGCGCAGTTTCGCGGTCTGCGCCTCGAGCTCGAGCTGGGCCTGTTCCATCTCGCGGAACCAGCGCAACTGCTCGCCTTTCGCTTCGTTCTTGCGCAGCAGCCAGAGCAGCTTCTGCTTTTCTTCCTGGTCCGCCTGCAACTGGTGGAAACGATTGGCCACCAGCGCTTGCGCCTCGAGTTTCTCGAGGTTGGCGTTGAGTTCGCGCAGGATGTCCTCGACCCGCAGCAGGTTTTCGCGCGTGTCCGACAGACGGTTTTCGGTCTCGCGGCGGCGTTCCTTGTACTTGGACACGCCAGCGGCTTCTTCGAGGAAGACCCGCAGCTCTTCGGGGCGCGACTCGATGATGCGCGAGATCATGCCCTGGCCGATGATGGCGTAGGCGCGCGGACCGAGGCCAGTGCCGAGGAAAATATCCTGGATGTCGCGCCGCCGCACCGGCTGGCTGTTGATGTAATAGGTTGACGTGCCGTCGCGCGTGAGCGTGCGCTTGACCGCGATCTCGGCATACTGGCCCCACTGGCCGGCGGCCTTGCCGTCGCTGTTGTCGAAGACCAGTTCAACCGAGGCGCGGCCGGACGGCTTGCGATAGGTGGAACCGTTGAAGATCACGTCCTGCATCGACTCGCCGCGCAGCTCGCTTGCCTTGGATTCACCCAGCACCCAGCGCACGGCGTCGATGATGTTCGACTTGCCGCAGCCGTTGGGGCCGACCACGCCGACCAGCTGGCCGGGCACCTGGAAATTGGTGGGATCGACAAAAGACTTGAATCCCGACAATTTGATGGAGGAGAGGCGCACGTTGCTTCGGTGGCGAATGAGTCGTCAAAGACCGCATCATACCATCTGTTGCTTGCTTTTCGGCCAAGATGCGAGCGCGTGCAGCGCGCAAAATCGCACCAGCGAGCTCAGCCGGCGCGTGCCGCGCCAGCCGGGTCGTTCATGGCGGCCGCGCCGGCCGCCTGGGTCAGCACGCGGCCGACCACACCCTCGGGCGTCAGCACCCGGATACTGCCGCTGCGCAAAGCCGCCGCCAGGCGTTCGGCCGGCAGCGAGAACGCTTCCTGGCGACCCGCGTCGGAAAAGATGAACAGGCTGCGCAGCGGGCTGACCCAGGCCAGTTTGAGCTTGCGCACCCCGCCCCCACCGGTGAACTCGACCCGCATGCCACGCGCCAAGGTAGCGAGCGTGACATCTACCGCATCGGGCGCGACCTGATCGTCGGTAGCCGCCCCCTGCTCGCGGGCGATGCGGCGCAGGGCGTCCTGCTGGGCAGCCTCTACCGCCAGCTCAAACTGCCGCTCCGGCGCCAGCTCGAGCGGCGCGCGCACGATCGCCGCATGGCACTCGGCCAGCTCGGCAAAGAATTGCAGGCGTTCGGCGTCTTGCCACTGGACCGCGTCGAGCCACTGGTTGAGGGTGGCAAGCAGGGCCGGCAGGCGAGCGATCAGGCTCTTGCGCGCTTGCTGGGTGGCTTTCGGCTTCACGCTCCAGACCAGGTCGTCCATCGCGCGGGTGGCGCTGTCGATCGCGCCTGGCTTGCTGTCCTCGATGGTATAGGCCAGGCTCAGGACCGGTATCCAGCGCTGCTCAAGGAACGTCGCTACCACCGCGACGACCTCTTCGCCGGCCAGGCGCAGCGCCACCGCCTTCCGGGCCGAGCGACCAGAGGCCGCCTGCTTTTCGTGACGCGTGGCCTGTGCGATGGGGCCGGCTATCGCGGCTTGCTGTGCGCGTTCGCGTTCGGCGAGGCTGGCCTCGAGCTCGGCCACGGCGGCGGCGAAGGCATCGGGCCGGGATTCGAGCCGCACCTGTTCGACCCCGCGCCGCATCGCGTGGTAGACCGGATCGTCCGGATTACCCGTTTGCTCCCAGCCGGCCCTGGACAGCAGGTCGAGCATGCGCCGGGCTGGATGCGTTTCTTCGAAGAAGAAACTGCGGTCGTGCAGCGCCGCCTTGAGCACCGGCACTTGCAGGAAGGCGATCAGGTCGCGCGTTTCTTGCCCGATGGCGTCGTCCAGCAAGACGGTTTCAAAAATCCTCGACAGCAGGTCGAGCGTGGTTTCGTCGCCGCGCGACAGGCTGCCCTGTGGCAGCTTTTGCTTCAGGCGCGGCAGGTAGAAGCCTTCGTGCGCACGGTCGCTGCCCTGCTCCAGCATGCCGAGCAAGGGCGCGGCAACGACCGGCGCCGGCACGGTCGGCTGCCCACCCTGGGCAGGCGCAGCCGCTGCTGGCGCCGCAAAACCGGCCGCGCCGCTCGGGCGCCAGCCACCACTGCCCTGGGGCAGATTGGCGATCATGGGGACGGCAAGCGCATCGCCAGGCGCCGGATCGGCCGTCCCGAATAACTGGCGCAACTGCTGCGAAACGGCGGCGTCGCGCCGCGCCCGGGCGGCCCTGGCCGCCGCGCCGTCGTCGGTCTTGGCAAAGCGGGCGTGCGCCTGCCGCCCGGCGCTTGCCGGCTTGAGCCTGTCGTTGAGCGTGGCGAGCAGCGCGCCCAGGTCCAGCACCAGTTCGCTGCGCAGCAGCGGCAGGATCAACCGGTGTGCCTGCGGGTCGGGTTCGAACTCGCACCAGGCTCGCTCGATTGCGCGCAGGAAGACGTCGGGACGGAAAGGATTATGCGATGCGCGCACCAGCGTGCGGCCCAGCAACATGCCCAATCGAACGCCCAGGCTGGCCAGCGCTTCGGCATGGGCCAGGTCGAACGGGCGGCTGATCGCCGCGAACGCCAGCTGGCTGTCCATTTCTTCCAGGGGGATCAGGCTGAGCGTGACTGGAGCGGGTGCCTGCTGCGCTGCGGGCAGCAATTGCGCCGCCTCCCTGCGCAACGCCGCCTCGATGCCGGTCGAGGCCAGGTGTACGAAAGCGTAGGCGTTATCCTTCAGCAGGTTTCCCGAACGGATGCGGCTGAGCGCCAGATGGGGATCCGGGTCGGCCGTACTCATGTCGTGCAAGGCCCCGGCCATGCGCGCGGCCATGGCGGTCAAGCCATTGCTTGCGTGCTCAACTGCCGTACCGACGAGCTCATCCAGCGTGGCGCGCCGCGTGGCGGTGGCAGTGCGGGCTGGAGCTGTCTGGGCGGCGATACTGGACATGGATTCACCTTCGGAGTCTACCAGTATTCTGCCACACTATTTCCAAGTGGCAACAGCAAAGATCGCGAGAATCTGTTTTTGGCCCCAGTGTCGCCGCTTGCCAACAGCCACAAAGAAGTTAATTGCCGTGAGTATGTCGGCGGCCGTCCTACATCGGATCACGCTGTGATCCGATACCGATCCGTCAGGACGGCACGCATGATGGGTTGACCGGAATTGCCGTGGTAACGTTCCACGGCTCGGCAAGCAAGCTATTTACCCACTTTGAAAGGACATCTTCATGGCCTCGAATCAAGCAAAGAAGGGCGCGCGCCCTGCCTCCCAGAGCGGCAGCCAGCAAAGCAGCAATACTGCCGGCAGCAGTAGCGGCAGCAAACAGTCGGGGGCGGGCTCGGGTTCGGCCTCGGGCAGCGGCACCCAGGGCGGCACGCCCGAGCAGCACGCACAAGCAGGCCGCCAGAGTCACAAGAACGACAAGAAGCGCTGACGCAGTGCCCCGGGGCAGGCCCTCGACTGCCCGCGCCAGCGCATACTCCCAGCCCGCCCTCTAGCGACGGCGGGCTTTTCTACGCCGCCCGGCTCAGATATTACGCAACACCGCGCCCTTGGGCGGCCTGAAGTCGGCGATGTCATGCACCAGTCCGGCGGCCTTTGCATCGCGCGCATTCAGGTGCAGGTCGGAATACTGATGGATGGCCCATTGCTCCGGCGTCAATTCAACCGACTTGCGCAGCAAGGTCTCGGTGCGCGCATCGTCGGCGCGCAAGCCTTCGACGATGATATTCAAGGCGTCCGGCCGCGAGCCTGGCGAGGCAGTCGCATGCGACTTGTGCACCATGAAGCGTGCGGTCTCGCTGCAATAGCGCCGGGTACCCGACAAGAACAGCGTGACTGCGATCGACGCCACCGCCCCGCCGTTGTACATCACGAAGGTGATCGGGGAATTGGCCAGGAAATTATGCAGGCACAGGCCATCGCTGACATAGCCACCATTGGACTGCACCAGCATGTGGGCGGTGTCGATGCCGTCTTCGGTCATGCTCGCGACGGCTTCGAATACCCGGTGCACCATGTCGCTATTGACGTCTCCCGACAGGGTGAACCAGGCCTCCTTTGCCCCTTGCGCTTTGTCTTCGCTCATTTTTTCCCCACTGCAAAGTGTGTAGAGTAAGTGTAGCAAAACACGTGCAAACCCACTCCCCCCACCTGG
Above is a genomic segment from Massilia sp. H6 containing:
- a CDS encoding DUF1631 domain-containing protein; translation: MSSIAAQTAPARTATATRRATLDELVGTAVEHASNGLTAMAARMAGALHDMSTADPDPHLALSRIRSGNLLKDNAYAFVHLASTGIEAALRREAAQLLPAAQQAPAPVTLSLIPLEEMDSQLAFAAISRPFDLAHAEALASLGVRLGMLLGRTLVRASHNPFRPDVFLRAIERAWCEFEPDPQAHRLILPLLRSELVLDLGALLATLNDRLKPASAGRQAHARFAKTDDGAAARAARARRDAAVSQQLRQLFGTADPAPGDALAVPMIANLPQGSGGWRPSGAAGFAAPAAAAPAQGGQPTVPAPVVAAPLLGMLEQGSDRAHEGFYLPRLKQKLPQGSLSRGDETTLDLLSRIFETVLLDDAIGQETRDLIAFLQVPVLKAALHDRSFFFEETHPARRMLDLLSRAGWEQTGNPDDPVYHAMRRGVEQVRLESRPDAFAAAVAELEASLAERERAQQAAIAGPIAQATRHEKQAASGRSARKAVALRLAGEEVVAVVATFLEQRWIPVLSLAYTIEDSKPGAIDSATRAMDDLVWSVKPKATQQARKSLIARLPALLATLNQWLDAVQWQDAERLQFFAELAECHAAIVRAPLELAPERQFELAVEAAQQDALRRIAREQGAATDDQVAPDAVDVTLATLARGMRVEFTGGGGVRKLKLAWVSPLRSLFIFSDAGRQEAFSLPAERLAAALRSGSIRVLTPEGVVGRVLTQAAGAAAMNDPAGAARAG
- a CDS encoding ATP-dependent Clp protease proteolytic subunit translates to MSEDKAQGAKEAWFTLSGDVNSDMVHRVFEAVASMTEDGIDTAHMLVQSNGGYVSDGLCLHNFLANSPITFVMYNGGAVASIAVTLFLSGTRRYCSETARFMVHKSHATASPGSRPDALNIIVEGLRADDARTETLLRKSVELTPEQWAIHQYSDLHLNARDAKAAGLVHDIADFRPPKGAVLRNI
- the smc gene encoding chromosome segregation protein SMC; its protein translation is MRLSSIKLSGFKSFVDPTNFQVPGQLVGVVGPNGCGKSNIIDAVRWVLGESKASELRGESMQDVIFNGSTYRKPSGRASVELVFDNSDGKAAGQWGQYAEIAVKRTLTRDGTSTYYINSQPVRRRDIQDIFLGTGLGPRAYAIIGQGMISRIIESRPEELRVFLEEAAGVSKYKERRRETENRLSDTRENLLRVEDILRELNANLEKLEAQALVANRFHQLQADQEEKQKLLWLLRKNEAKGEQLRWFREMEQAQLELEAQTAKLRSVELDLEHLRQAHFATGDRLHTAQGVLYQTNAEIGSLEAQIKFVVESRTRLQNQLGTLAAQRDQWLAQRQQYHEQIEEAEFTLEELGARAEAVQMAVEAHGERVPELETAWRELSGRSNESRARIMGVQQRIELASAHQRNAAGILTSLASRRERLQHERNNLNLPDSATLDNLRMQLEEKQLAFEEQTMLLEQASARQEAVAAERREAQAQVQHESGASARLEARLAALRQMQDRVQTQGKVQPWLDKHELGGLPRLWHKLDVEEGWENALEAVLRERAGALEMSNLDWANGFFGDAPPARLALYSPALSTGASSTPADAPGLKPFANLLRLNDPGVRGVLDDWLHRVYVAQDAAEALGARMRLPAGGSFVTRQGHLITQSSVRFHAPDAEQDGMLARQHDIENTTKQLRAQALLADEARSRATRADAAASELERRLQDARQRAGQLQREVHALQIDVLKQSEIEARFNQRSGQIAAELGEIGAQEAEQRQAALEAEQEFEQLDMELSELQGAHEDGQTALMDQEQGLADARQKLRELERGAQEAQFAERAQRSKIDELRRNIATASSQAEQVGASLAAGRLELEALEAGSAHEGLQELLERRSAQERALSDARSELDQVALQLRQAEEARMGNERSLQPQRDRITEMQLKEQAARLNQEQFAEALASTGADEAQLAEKLDPELKPQYLQGEVTRLTNAIAALGAVNLAAVDELAQATERKRYLDSQNQDLQEAIATLEDAISRIDRETRDLLQDTFDRVNTHFSELFPILFGGGNAKLVMTGDEILDSGVQVMAQPPGKKNATIHLLSGGEKALTATALVFSMFRLNPAPFCLLDEVDAPLDDANTERFCRMVKRMSEHTQFLFISHNKIAMEMANQLIGVTMQEQGVSRIVAVDMESAANFATEAQAA